One uncultured Jannaschia sp. DNA segment encodes these proteins:
- a CDS encoding substrate-binding protein has product MTKSNLTRRGVMKSGAVAGAGLAAPTIFTSAVWADGHTGFTNAPQGDTVTLGFNVPQSGPYADEGADELRAFELAVEHLNGGGDGGMLSTFSSKVLDGTGIMGKRVEFVTGDTQTKSDAARASAQSMIQREGAIMISGGSSSGVAVAVQALCQEAGIIFMAGLTHANDTTGKDKKANGFRHFFNSYMSGAALAPILAAQYGNDRKAYHLTADYNWGYTTEQAVRESTEALGWETVNTVLTPLTQTDFSSYIAPVLQSDADVLVLNHYGGNMVNSLTNAVQFGLRAREVGGKQFEIVVPLYSELMARGAGENIAGILGSQNWDWKLENQLGDRYSGTNAFVQSFGTKYGFPPSQAAHTCYVQTLLYADAVTRAGSFNPCAVVEALEGYEFDGLGNGPTLYRAEDHQCFKDVVVVRGKENPENEFDLVEIVEVTPVDQVTYAPDHPQFAGGSLGTCNPGA; this is encoded by the coding sequence ATGACCAAATCGAATCTCACCCGTCGCGGTGTGATGAAGTCGGGTGCCGTCGCCGGTGCCGGCCTCGCCGCTCCGACGATCTTCACCTCGGCCGTCTGGGCTGACGGCCATACCGGCTTCACCAATGCGCCGCAGGGCGACACCGTGACGCTCGGCTTCAACGTGCCCCAGTCCGGCCCCTATGCCGACGAGGGCGCCGACGAGCTGCGTGCGTTCGAGCTGGCCGTGGAGCACCTCAACGGCGGCGGCGACGGCGGCATGCTGTCGACCTTCTCGTCGAAGGTCCTCGACGGCACCGGCATCATGGGCAAGCGGGTCGAGTTCGTCACCGGCGACACCCAGACCAAGTCCGACGCCGCCCGCGCGTCCGCCCAGTCGATGATCCAGCGCGAAGGCGCGATCATGATCTCCGGCGGCTCGTCCTCGGGCGTGGCCGTGGCCGTGCAGGCGCTCTGCCAGGAGGCCGGCATCATCTTCATGGCGGGCCTCACGCACGCCAACGACACCACCGGCAAGGACAAAAAGGCCAATGGCTTCCGCCACTTCTTCAACTCCTACATGTCCGGCGCCGCCCTCGCCCCGATCCTCGCCGCGCAATACGGCAACGACCGGAAGGCCTATCACCTGACGGCCGACTACAACTGGGGCTACACCACCGAGCAGGCCGTGCGCGAATCCACGGAAGCCCTCGGCTGGGAGACGGTGAACACCGTGCTGACCCCGCTGACGCAGACGGACTTCTCGTCCTACATCGCGCCGGTGCTCCAGTCCGATGCCGACGTGCTCGTGCTGAACCACTACGGCGGCAACATGGTCAACTCGCTGACCAACGCCGTCCAGTTCGGCCTGCGTGCCCGCGAAGTCGGCGGCAAGCAGTTCGAGATCGTCGTGCCGCTCTATTCCGAGCTGATGGCCCGTGGTGCGGGCGAGAACATCGCCGGCATCCTCGGCTCGCAGAACTGGGACTGGAAGCTCGAGAACCAGCTGGGCGACCGCTACTCGGGCACCAATGCCTTCGTGCAGTCCTTCGGCACCAAGTACGGCTTCCCGCCGTCGCAGGCGGCCCATACCTGCTATGTGCAGACGCTGCTCTATGCGGATGCGGTCACCCGTGCCGGCTCGTTCAACCCCTGCGCCGTCGTCGAAGCCCTTGAGGGTTACGAGTTCGACGGTCTCGGCAACGGCCCGACTCTCTACCGCGCCGAAGACCACCAGTGCTTCAAGGACGTGGTCGTGGTGCGCGGCAAGGAGAACCCGGAGAACGAGTTCGATCTCGTGGAGATCGTCGAGGTCACCCCGGTCGACCAGGTCACCTACGCCCCCGATCACCCGCAATTCGCGGGCGGGTCGCTGGGAACCTGCAACCCGGGCGCCTGA
- a CDS encoding branched-chain amino acid ABC transporter permease: MTDQTTQAPAGNVPAAQTRRDSQGGVLGLTRKDFVLFAFVVVLTIFAPFILNPFPDGSAMAQFNAGYPDLMQRFVIFGIFAIGFNILFGLTGYLSFGHAAFLGVGSYAGIWAMKLLTLNVIPSIIVSIVVAGLFAAIVGFISLRRSGIYFSILTLAFAMMSFALAYSVLTPITGGETGLQLKYFDPRILDGDLPPGVTPRANLFGVDMASSTNLRFGAWTFTLNVGYYLAGALMLVAFYLSIRIFRSPFGMMLRAVKSNQNRLNYTGISPKPYTLAAFVISGMYAGLAGGLLVAMDTQVGAERMFWTASGEVVLMTILGGAGTLIGPVLGAGFIKYFENIVSTINESTLHGWFAFMPDGLENAMVAIIYPFVGKGWHLTLGLLFMAVVIFLPGGLVQGGQKLATVFRRDKNADPVEGPAAEQRKAAED, encoded by the coding sequence ATGACCGACCAGACAACCCAGGCCCCCGCGGGCAACGTCCCCGCCGCCCAGACCCGCCGCGACAGCCAGGGCGGCGTCCTCGGGCTCACCCGGAAGGATTTCGTCCTCTTCGCCTTCGTGGTCGTGCTGACGATCTTCGCGCCCTTCATCCTCAACCCGTTCCCCGACGGGTCGGCCATGGCCCAGTTCAACGCGGGCTATCCGGACCTGATGCAGCGCTTCGTGATCTTCGGGATCTTCGCGATCGGCTTCAACATCCTCTTCGGCCTGACGGGCTACCTCTCCTTCGGACACGCGGCCTTTCTCGGGGTCGGCTCCTATGCGGGCATCTGGGCGATGAAGCTGCTGACGCTCAACGTCATCCCGTCGATCATCGTGTCGATCGTGGTGGCCGGCCTCTTCGCGGCGATCGTCGGCTTCATCTCGCTGCGGCGCTCGGGGATCTACTTCTCGATCCTGACGCTGGCCTTCGCGATGATGTCGTTTGCGCTGGCCTACTCGGTCCTGACGCCGATCACCGGCGGCGAGACCGGGCTCCAGCTCAAGTATTTCGACCCGCGCATCCTCGACGGCGACCTGCCGCCGGGTGTGACGCCCCGCGCCAACCTCTTCGGCGTCGACATGGCGTCGAGCACGAACCTGCGCTTCGGCGCGTGGACCTTCACGCTCAACGTCGGCTACTACCTCGCCGGTGCGCTGATGCTCGTGGCGTTCTACCTCTCGATCCGCATCTTCCGCTCGCCCTTCGGGATGATGCTGCGGGCCGTGAAGTCCAACCAGAACCGCCTGAACTACACCGGCATCAGCCCCAAGCCCTACACGCTCGCGGCCTTCGTGATCTCGGGGATGTATGCGGGCCTCGCGGGCGGGCTGCTGGTCGCGATGGACACCCAGGTCGGCGCCGAGCGCATGTTCTGGACCGCCTCGGGCGAAGTCGTGCTGATGACCATCCTCGGCGGCGCGGGCACCCTGATCGGGCCGGTGCTGGGCGCGGGCTTCATCAAGTATTTCGAGAACATCGTCTCGACCATCAACGAAAGCACGCTGCACGGCTGGTTCGCCTTCATGCCCGACGGGCTGGAGAACGCCATGGTTGCCATCATCTATCCCTTCGTGGGCAAGGGCTGGCACCTGACGCTGGGCCTCCTCTTCATGGCGGTCGTGATCTTCCTGCCCGGCGGACTGGTGCAGGGCGGCCAGAAGCTGGCCACCGTGTTCCGCCGCGACAAGAACGCCGATCCCGTCGAGGGGCCGGCCGCCGAGCAACGCAAAGCCGCGGAGGACTGA
- the accB gene encoding acetyl-CoA carboxylase biotin carboxyl carrier protein — protein MTKSHDGDVAFIKALAELLRENDLTELEVSREYGEDDALNVRVARQMTAAPAPAPAAPAPAPAAAAPAAPAAPAAAPAAAQDDPAQDPGAITSPMVGTCYLSPEPGAANFVQVGDTVSEGQTILIVEAMKTMNQIPSPRAGKVKRILVEDGAPVEYGAPLVILG, from the coding sequence ATGACCAAATCCCATGATGGCGACGTCGCCTTCATCAAGGCGCTGGCAGAACTTCTGCGCGAGAACGACCTCACGGAGCTCGAAGTCAGCCGCGAATATGGCGAGGACGACGCCCTCAACGTGCGCGTCGCCCGGCAGATGACCGCCGCCCCCGCGCCGGCCCCCGCCGCCCCGGCCCCGGCGCCTGCCGCCGCAGCCCCCGCCGCGCCGGCCGCCCCTGCCGCCGCACCCGCCGCGGCACAGGACGATCCTGCGCAGGACCCCGGCGCGATCACCTCGCCGATGGTCGGCACCTGCTACCTCTCGCCCGAGCCCGGAGCCGCGAATTTCGTGCAGGTCGGCGACACCGTGTCCGAAGGCCAGACGATCCTGATCGTCGAAGCGATGAAGACCATGAACCAGATCCCGAGCCCCCGCGCGGGCAAGGTCAAGCGCATCCTCGTCGAGGATGGCGCGCCCGTCGAATACGGTGCCCCCCTGGTCATCCTCGGCTGA
- a CDS encoding short-chain fatty acyl-CoA regulator family protein: MDGTRQDPRALPTGLRVRERRLAEGIKQAHLARAAGISPSYLNLIEHNRRPIGGGLLGRLADALGVDRALLSEDGDVVLTGALRDAGAGQGMAAGALDEAPEIARRHPDWARLIAAQAEALAAQARTIEALSDRLTHDPSLADALHELLTTVASVRSTASILAQTPEIDPNWLGRFHANIDEESRRLASGAEAVVDYFDREAARGDRRLLPVETVSRFLDENGHRFDALETDGAAAIPALLEGISDGAAREMAEAILREDAADAERLPRARVEAATDPSDLIGPAGGDLALVLRRMGVVHRGAGLVICDAAGAMMRRKPAAGFPLPVMGAGCPLWPVYVALAQPGRPVVEAIATPDGAVWQAHAVAEARAPVSFGDPPVLRATMLLTRASGPGRARPVGPGCRTCPRTTCAARREPSVLSQAATAGEP; encoded by the coding sequence TTGGACGGCACCCGGCAGGACCCGCGCGCATTGCCCACCGGCCTGCGCGTCCGCGAGCGGCGCTTGGCCGAGGGCATCAAGCAGGCGCATCTGGCGCGCGCGGCGGGCATCTCGCCCAGCTACCTCAACCTGATCGAGCACAATCGCCGCCCGATCGGCGGCGGTCTTCTGGGGCGGCTGGCCGATGCGCTGGGGGTCGATCGCGCGCTTCTGTCCGAGGACGGGGACGTTGTGCTGACGGGTGCGCTGCGCGATGCGGGTGCGGGGCAGGGGATGGCGGCCGGAGCGCTGGACGAGGCGCCCGAGATCGCGCGTCGCCACCCCGACTGGGCCCGTCTGATCGCCGCGCAGGCCGAGGCGCTGGCCGCGCAGGCGCGCACCATCGAGGCGTTGTCGGACCGTCTGACCCACGACCCGAGCCTGGCCGACGCGCTGCACGAGCTGTTGACCACGGTCGCCTCGGTGCGCTCGACGGCTTCGATCCTCGCACAGACGCCCGAGATCGACCCGAACTGGCTGGGCCGCTTCCACGCCAATATCGACGAGGAGAGCCGACGGCTCGCCAGCGGCGCCGAGGCGGTGGTGGACTATTTCGACCGCGAGGCCGCGCGGGGCGACCGTCGGCTGCTGCCGGTCGAGACGGTCTCGCGCTTCCTCGACGAGAACGGGCACCGCTTCGACGCGCTGGAGACGGATGGCGCGGCCGCGATCCCGGCGCTCCTGGAAGGGATCTCGGACGGGGCGGCGCGCGAGATGGCCGAGGCGATCCTGCGCGAGGATGCCGCCGATGCCGAACGCCTGCCGCGCGCGCGGGTCGAGGCGGCGACGGATCCGTCCGACCTGATCGGGCCCGCGGGCGGTGACCTGGCCTTGGTTCTGCGCCGGATGGGTGTCGTGCATCGGGGCGCGGGCCTCGTGATCTGCGACGCAGCGGGCGCGATGATGCGGCGCAAGCCCGCCGCGGGCTTTCCGCTGCCGGTGATGGGGGCGGGCTGCCCGCTCTGGCCGGTCTACGTCGCGTTGGCGCAGCCCGGCCGCCCGGTGGTCGAGGCGATCGCCACGCCCGACGGCGCGGTCTGGCAGGCGCATGCCGTCGCCGAGGCGCGCGCGCCCGTGTCCTTCGGCGACCCGCCGGTGCTGCGCGCGACGATGCTGCTGACCCGTGCCAGCGGCCCGGGCCGCGCCCGTCCGGTGGGTCCGGGCTGCCGGACCTGCCCGCGCACGACCTGCGCCGCGCGCCGCGAGCCGTCGGTCCTGTCGCAGGCGGCGACGGCGGGCGAGCCGTGA
- a CDS encoding branched-chain amino acid ABC transporter permease: MEAIILQVLNGLDKGSAYALIALGLTLIFGTLGVVNFAHGALFMLGAFCAVTFSRLLQVSHSVVDETRTDFLGNPLQVEVPYIYDIFGQAAGDAIIDWAVPLSILMAIPVMIGIGVAMERGLIRHFYKRPHADQILVTFGLAIVLQEIIKYFYGANPIPTPAPDAFVGSFDFGVMLGFDPGGIVYPYWRLIYFLFAAVIIAAVFAFLQFTTFGMVVRAGMADRETVTLLGIDIDRRFTIMFGIAAAVAGLAGVMYTPINSPNYHMGMDFLVLSFVVVVVGGMGSLPGAVLAGFLLGIIEAFASMTEVLDVLPGINQIVIYLVAIIVLLTRPRGLMGRKGVMED; this comes from the coding sequence ATGGAAGCCATCATCCTTCAAGTCCTGAACGGTCTGGACAAGGGATCCGCCTACGCGCTGATCGCCCTCGGCCTGACCCTCATCTTCGGCACGCTCGGTGTCGTGAACTTCGCCCACGGGGCGCTCTTCATGCTCGGCGCGTTCTGCGCCGTGACCTTTTCGCGGCTGCTGCAGGTCTCGCATTCCGTCGTCGACGAGACGCGGACCGACTTCCTCGGCAACCCGCTTCAGGTCGAGGTCCCCTATATCTACGACATCTTCGGACAAGCCGCCGGGGACGCGATCATCGACTGGGCGGTCCCGCTCTCGATCCTGATGGCGATCCCCGTGATGATCGGCATCGGCGTCGCGATGGAGCGCGGCCTGATCCGCCACTTCTACAAGCGCCCCCATGCCGACCAGATCCTCGTGACCTTCGGCCTCGCCATCGTGCTGCAGGAGATCATCAAGTACTTCTACGGCGCCAACCCGATCCCGACCCCCGCCCCCGACGCCTTCGTCGGCTCGTTCGACTTCGGCGTGATGCTGGGCTTCGATCCGGGCGGCATCGTCTATCCCTACTGGCGCCTGATCTACTTCCTCTTCGCCGCCGTCATCATCGCCGCCGTCTTCGCCTTCCTGCAGTTCACCACCTTCGGCATGGTCGTCCGCGCCGGCATGGCCGACCGCGAGACGGTGACCCTGCTGGGCATCGACATCGACCGGCGCTTCACGATCATGTTCGGCATCGCCGCCGCCGTCGCAGGACTCGCCGGAGTGATGTACACGCCCATCAACTCTCCAAACTACCACATGGGCATGGACTTCCTCGTCCTCAGCTTCGTGGTGGTCGTCGTCGGCGGAATGGGCTCGCTACCGGGCGCCGTCCTCGCGGGGTTCCTTCTGGGGATCATCGAGGCCTTCGCGTCCATGACCGAAGTGCTCGACGTGCTGCCCGGCATCAACCAGATCGTCATCTACCTCGTGGCCATCATCGTGCTGCTGACCCGTCCGCGTGGCCTCATGGGCCGCAAGGGCGTGATGGAGGATTAA
- a CDS encoding ABC transporter ATP-binding protein, translating into MNVKPDFTRHGNQAATAPAYFSVHDVHAYYGESYIVQGVSFNVHEGEILALLGRNGAGKTSTLRTCARLSNPDLRRGEIWLDHQPLHTMSAHEASQAGLGLVPEDRRIIPGLTVEENLKLAQIAPPIGWSLERLYELFPKLGERRKQEGVTLSGGEQQMLAIARALARDVKLLLLDEPYEGLAPVIVDEIEKTLHEVRKLGMTTILVEQNAVRALELSDRAVILDTGGVVFDGTAAEVLGNADLRAEYLAI; encoded by the coding sequence ATGAACGTCAAACCCGACTTCACCCGCCACGGAAACCAGGCCGCCACCGCGCCCGCCTATTTCAGCGTCCACGACGTCCACGCCTATTACGGCGAGAGCTACATCGTCCAAGGCGTCAGCTTCAACGTCCACGAGGGCGAGATCCTGGCCCTTCTCGGCCGCAACGGCGCGGGCAAGACCTCGACGCTCCGGACCTGTGCCCGGCTCTCCAATCCCGATCTGCGCCGGGGCGAGATCTGGCTCGACCACCAGCCGCTGCACACAATGTCGGCGCATGAAGCCTCTCAGGCCGGGCTCGGCCTCGTGCCCGAGGATCGTCGCATCATCCCCGGCCTCACCGTCGAGGAGAACCTCAAGCTGGCGCAGATCGCGCCGCCGATCGGCTGGTCGCTGGAGCGCCTCTACGAGCTCTTCCCCAAGCTGGGCGAGCGCCGCAAGCAGGAGGGCGTGACCCTTTCGGGCGGCGAACAGCAGATGCTGGCCATCGCCCGCGCGCTGGCCCGCGACGTCAAGCTCCTCCTGCTCGACGAGCCCTACGAGGGCCTCGCCCCGGTCATCGTCGACGAGATCGAGAAGACGCTCCACGAGGTCCGCAAGCTCGGCATGACGACGATCCTCGTCGAACAGAATGCCGTGCGCGCGCTGGAACTCTCGGACCGCGCCGTCATCCTCGACACGGGCGGCGTCGTCTTCGACGGCACCGCGGCCGAGGTGCTGGGCAACGCGGACCTGCGCGCCGAATATCTCGCCATTTGA
- a CDS encoding ABC transporter ATP-binding protein, with protein sequence MGILEVKNVGKRFGGLQALSDVNLSIPEQTVHAIIGPNGAGKSTLLNCLVGKLIPDTGSVSFEGQSVLGRKPYEINQMGISRVFQTPEIFGDLTVQENMMIPCLAKRDGTFALHGYRNMMKDGEIVDRAQAMLEDMNMADKRHMHAASMSRGDKRRLEIGMCLAQEPRLLLLDEPTAGMARADTNNTIDLLKQIKDTRPITIAIIEHDMHVVFSLAERITVLAQGTPLVEDTPDKIKGHPKVREAYLGESSTH encoded by the coding sequence ATGGGCATTCTCGAAGTCAAGAACGTCGGCAAGCGGTTCGGAGGTCTCCAGGCGCTGTCGGACGTCAATCTCAGCATCCCCGAACAGACGGTCCACGCGATCATCGGCCCCAACGGGGCGGGCAAGTCGACTCTGCTGAACTGCCTCGTGGGCAAGCTGATCCCCGACACCGGATCGGTCAGCTTCGAGGGCCAGTCGGTCCTCGGGCGCAAGCCTTACGAGATCAACCAGATGGGCATCTCGCGCGTGTTCCAGACGCCCGAGATCTTCGGCGACCTGACCGTGCAGGAGAACATGATGATCCCGTGCCTCGCCAAGCGCGACGGGACCTTCGCCCTCCATGGCTATCGCAACATGATGAAGGACGGCGAGATCGTGGACCGCGCGCAGGCCATGCTCGAGGACATGAACATGGCCGACAAGCGCCACATGCACGCGGCCTCGATGTCACGCGGCGACAAGCGGCGTCTCGAGATCGGCATGTGCCTCGCGCAGGAGCCGCGGCTCCTTCTGCTGGACGAGCCGACGGCGGGTATGGCGCGGGCCGACACCAACAACACGATCGACCTCTTGAAGCAGATCAAGGACACCCGGCCCATCACAATCGCCATCATCGAGCACGACATGCACGTCGTCTTCAGCCTCGCCGAGCGGATCACCGTGCTGGCCCAGGGCACGCCGCTGGTCGAGGACACGCCCGACAAGATCAAGGGACACCCCAAGGTGCGCGAAGCGTATCTGGGCGAGTCCTCCACCCACTGA
- the acs gene encoding acetate--CoA ligase: MLDDKTPLYPPSDEMAANAHADRATYDAMYKASVEDPEAFWAEHGKRVDWIEPFTRVKDTSFAPGHVSIKWFEDGTLNVAANCIDRHLADRGDQTAIIWEPDDPKDDALHITYSELHGHVCRMANVLKNLGVTKGDRVVLYLPMIPEAAYAMLACARIGAVHSIVFAGFSADALAARVQGCDAKVVITADGAPRGGRVTNLKDAVNQALIHCDDDVKCLVVRRTGQQVAIRPQNDHWLHEELEGVSDDCTPEEMAAEDTLFILYTSGSTGQPKGVVHTTGGYLVYASMTHQYTFDYKDGEVFWCTADVGWVTGHSYIVYGPLANGATTVMFEGVPTYPDAGRFWEVCAKHSVNQFYTAPTAIRALMGKGREPVEKHDLSSLRILGTVGEPINPEAWNWYNDVVGKGNCPIVDTWWQTETGGHLLTPLPGATATKPGSATLPFFGVQPVILEPTTGEEIHETAAEGVLCIKDSWPAQMRTVWGDHERFEKTYFADYKNYYFTGDGCRRDADGYYWITGRVDDVINVSGHRMGTAEVESALVAHSTVAEAAVVGYPHPVKGQGIYAYVTLMGGEEPSEELRKTLSDWVRSEIGPIAKPDLIQWAPGLPKTRSGKIMRRILRKIAEDDFGALGDTSTLADPSVVDDLIENRMNRS, translated from the coding sequence ATGCTCGACGACAAAACCCCGCTCTACCCGCCTTCGGACGAGATGGCCGCGAACGCTCATGCCGACCGCGCCACCTACGACGCGATGTACAAGGCCTCCGTCGAGGATCCCGAGGCGTTCTGGGCCGAGCACGGCAAGCGCGTCGACTGGATAGAGCCCTTCACGCGCGTCAAGGACACGTCCTTCGCGCCCGGCCACGTCTCGATCAAGTGGTTCGAGGACGGCACGCTCAACGTCGCCGCCAACTGCATCGACCGCCATCTCGCGGACCGGGGCGACCAGACCGCCATCATCTGGGAGCCGGACGACCCCAAGGACGACGCGCTCCACATCACCTATTCCGAGCTCCACGGTCATGTCTGCCGCATGGCCAACGTCCTCAAGAACCTCGGCGTGACCAAGGGCGACCGCGTCGTCCTCTATCTCCCGATGATCCCCGAGGCGGCCTACGCGATGCTCGCCTGCGCCCGGATCGGCGCGGTGCATTCGATCGTCTTCGCCGGCTTCTCGGCGGACGCGCTCGCCGCCCGCGTGCAGGGCTGCGACGCCAAGGTCGTCATCACCGCAGACGGCGCCCCGCGCGGCGGCCGTGTCACCAACCTCAAGGACGCGGTGAACCAGGCGCTGATCCACTGCGACGACGACGTCAAATGCCTCGTCGTGCGCCGCACCGGCCAGCAGGTCGCGATCCGGCCCCAGAACGACCACTGGCTGCACGAGGAGCTGGAGGGCGTTTCGGATGACTGCACCCCGGAAGAAATGGCCGCCGAGGACACGCTCTTCATCCTCTACACCTCCGGCTCGACCGGACAGCCCAAGGGCGTCGTCCACACGACCGGCGGCTATCTCGTCTACGCGTCGATGACCCATCAATACACGTTCGACTACAAGGACGGCGAGGTCTTCTGGTGCACCGCCGACGTGGGCTGGGTCACCGGACACAGCTACATCGTCTACGGCCCCCTCGCCAACGGCGCCACCACCGTGATGTTCGAGGGCGTTCCCACCTATCCCGACGCGGGCCGCTTCTGGGAGGTCTGCGCCAAGCATTCCGTGAACCAGTTCTACACCGCCCCCACCGCCATCCGCGCGTTGATGGGCAAGGGGCGCGAGCCCGTCGAGAAGCACGACCTGTCGAGCCTGCGCATCCTCGGCACCGTGGGCGAGCCCATCAATCCCGAGGCGTGGAACTGGTACAACGACGTCGTCGGCAAGGGGAACTGCCCCATCGTCGACACCTGGTGGCAGACCGAGACCGGCGGCCACCTGCTGACCCCCCTGCCTGGTGCCACCGCGACCAAGCCCGGCTCGGCCACGCTGCCGTTCTTCGGCGTCCAGCCGGTCATCCTCGAGCCGACCACCGGCGAGGAGATCCACGAGACGGCCGCCGAGGGCGTCCTCTGCATCAAGGACAGCTGGCCCGCCCAGATGCGCACCGTCTGGGGCGATCACGAGCGGTTCGAGAAGACCTATTTCGCCGACTACAAGAACTACTACTTCACCGGCGACGGCTGCCGCCGCGACGCGGACGGCTACTACTGGATCACCGGCCGCGTCGACGACGTCATCAACGTCTCCGGCCACCGCATGGGCACCGCCGAGGTCGAAAGCGCGCTCGTCGCCCATTCCACCGTCGCCGAAGCCGCCGTCGTCGGCTACCCGCATCCGGTGAAGGGTCAGGGAATCTATGCCTATGTCACCCTCATGGGCGGCGAGGAGCCGTCTGAGGAGCTGCGCAAGACGCTGTCCGACTGGGTCCGCTCCGAGATCGGGCCGATCGCCAAGCCGGACCTGATCCAATGGGCGCCGGGCCTGCCGAAGACCCGCTCGGGCAAGATCATGCGCCGCATCCTGCGCAAGATCGCCGAGGACGATTTCGGCGCGCTGGGCGACACCTCGACCTTGGCCGACCCGTCGGTTGTGGACGACCTGATCGAGAACCGGATGAACCGGAGCTGA
- the accC gene encoding acetyl-CoA carboxylase biotin carboxylase subunit: MFKKILIANRGEIALRVVRAAREMGVATVAVHSTADADAMHVRMADESICIGPAPGNLSYLSVPAIVSACEITGAEAIHPGYGFLSENAAFVQVLEDHGITFIGPTAEHIRIMGDKITAKDTMKALGVPCVPGSEGGVPDYETAQTVAAEIGYPVIIKATAGGGGRGMKLAKSAAELETAFRTARAEGKSAFGNDEVYLEKYLGTPRHIEVQVFGDGKGRAVHLGERDCSLQRRHQKVFEEAPGPSITPEQRAEIGRTCAEAVAKINYAGAGTIEFLYENGEFYFIEMNTRLQVEHPVTEAIFGVDLVREQIRVASGLPMSFQQEDLTINGHAIEVRLNAEKLPNFSPSPGTITQYHAPGGLGVRMDSALYDGYRIPPYYDSLIGKLIVHGRDRDEALARLRRSLGELIIDGIDTTIPLFRELVEDPDVQSGDYTIHWLEKWLDRNLA; this comes from the coding sequence ATGTTCAAGAAAATCCTGATCGCGAACCGGGGCGAGATCGCGCTCCGCGTCGTCCGCGCCGCCCGCGAAATGGGCGTGGCCACCGTCGCCGTCCATTCCACCGCCGATGCCGACGCGATGCATGTCCGCATGGCCGACGAGTCGATCTGTATCGGCCCCGCGCCCGGCAACCTGTCCTATCTCTCGGTCCCGGCCATCGTCTCGGCCTGCGAGATCACCGGCGCCGAGGCGATCCATCCCGGCTACGGTTTCCTGTCGGAGAACGCGGCCTTCGTGCAGGTGCTGGAGGATCACGGCATCACCTTCATCGGCCCCACGGCCGAGCATATCCGCATCATGGGCGACAAGATCACCGCCAAGGACACGATGAAGGCGCTGGGCGTGCCCTGCGTCCCCGGCTCCGAGGGCGGCGTCCCCGACTACGAGACCGCGCAGACCGTCGCCGCCGAGATCGGCTACCCGGTCATCATCAAGGCCACCGCGGGCGGCGGCGGGCGCGGCATGAAGCTCGCCAAATCCGCGGCCGAGCTCGAGACCGCCTTCCGCACCGCGCGCGCCGAGGGCAAGTCCGCCTTCGGCAATGACGAGGTCTATCTCGAGAAGTATCTCGGAACGCCCCGCCATATCGAGGTGCAGGTGTTCGGCGACGGCAAGGGGCGCGCCGTCCATCTGGGCGAGCGGGATTGCAGCCTCCAGCGTCGCCACCAGAAGGTCTTCGAGGAGGCCCCCGGCCCTTCGATCACGCCCGAGCAGCGCGCCGAGATCGGCCGCACCTGCGCCGAGGCCGTGGCCAAGATCAACTATGCCGGCGCCGGCACGATCGAGTTCCTCTACGAGAACGGCGAGTTCTATTTCATCGAGATGAACACCCGCCTTCAGGTCGAGCACCCGGTGACCGAGGCGATCTTCGGCGTCGATCTCGTGCGCGAGCAGATCCGCGTCGCCTCGGGCCTGCCGATGTCCTTCCAGCAGGAGGACCTGACGATCAACGGCCACGCGATCGAGGTCCGCCTGAACGCCGAGAAGCTCCCGAATTTCTCGCCCTCGCCCGGCACGATCACGCAGTACCACGCGCCCGGCGGCCTCGGCGTGCGGATGGATAGCGCGCTCTATGACGGTTACCGAATCCCGCCCTATTACGACTCGCTGATCGGCAAGCTGATCGTCCATGGCCGCGACCGGGACGAGGCGCTGGCCCGCCTGCGCCGCAGCCTGGGCGAGCTGATCATCGACGGCATCGACACCACGATCCCGCTTTTCCGCGAGCTGGTCGAGGACCCGGACGTGCAATCGGGCGACTACACGATCCACTGGCTGGAGAAATGGCTCGACCGGAACCTCGCCTGA